One genomic region from Aureibacillus halotolerans encodes:
- a CDS encoding IreB family regulatory phosphoprotein, with translation MSSDKTMKFNFQDEPLDTDVQTVLLSVYDALQEKGYHPINQIVGYLLSGDPAYIPRHKDARNLIRKLERDELIEVLVKYYLENQRGANE, from the coding sequence ATGAGTTCTGATAAAACAATGAAGTTTAATTTTCAAGATGAGCCATTGGATACTGATGTCCAAACGGTCTTGCTTTCTGTTTATGATGCCTTACAGGAAAAAGGCTATCACCCGATCAATCAAATCGTAGGGTACCTGTTGTCAGGGGACCCTGCCTACATTCCTCGTCACAAGGATGCTCGTAATTTGATTCGTAAGCTTGAAAGAGATGAGCTTATCGAAGTTTTAGTGAAGTATTATTTAGAGAATCAAAGGGGAGCCAACGAGTGA
- a CDS encoding tetratricopeptide repeat protein, with protein sequence MTKEYNEIGIQHLQEGDIEQAAKAFNQAIEAQPTDPVAYVNFGNLLQSMGEADKAIQFFERAIELDPSAGAAYYGLGILYYDQESYQKASQQFQKAVDAKLESSDVYFMLGSSLFLLDNPRLALPYLQQAIDLNEDDIEARFQLALALAKTDEILLALPHLERIVEEDEQHADAWYNLGIAYSTQNDVDKAKSALQKALVIQPDHTLAVHALEAVDTLAD encoded by the coding sequence ATGACAAAAGAATACAATGAAATAGGCATTCAGCATTTGCAAGAAGGCGACATAGAACAGGCTGCAAAGGCATTTAATCAAGCCATTGAAGCACAACCAACAGATCCAGTAGCGTATGTTAATTTTGGCAACCTACTGCAATCCATGGGCGAAGCTGATAAGGCGATACAATTTTTTGAGCGGGCGATTGAGCTTGATCCATCAGCCGGTGCTGCCTACTATGGTCTTGGCATTTTATACTATGATCAAGAGAGCTACCAGAAGGCTTCTCAACAGTTTCAGAAAGCAGTCGATGCGAAGCTAGAGAGCAGCGACGTCTATTTTATGCTTGGGTCAAGTCTGTTTCTTCTTGACAATCCTCGGCTTGCGCTCCCTTATTTACAACAAGCCATTGATTTGAATGAAGATGACATCGAAGCCCGCTTTCAGCTTGCGCTTGCGCTGGCAAAAACGGATGAAATCTTGTTGGCATTGCCTCACCTCGAACGTATCGTGGAAGAGGACGAGCAGCATGCTGACGCGTGGTATAACCTCGGAATCGCCTACAGTACCCAAAACGATGTAGATAAAGCAAAAAGCGCGTTACAAAAAGCGCTGGTCATCCAGCCTGACCATACGCTTGCTGTGCATGCTTTAGAAGCGGTGGATACGTTGGCCGATTGA
- a CDS encoding DUF1292 domain-containing protein, producing the protein MSEEQERIIIPDENGEEHLFDVVFSFDVDATETSYIVVTPSEQGEDDEGDVEVFAFRYEENGDDPEDFALFPIETDEEWEMVEEMINTYTNEQDL; encoded by the coding sequence ATGAGTGAAGAACAAGAACGTATTATCATCCCAGATGAAAACGGTGAGGAGCATTTGTTCGATGTCGTTTTCAGCTTTGATGTGGATGCAACTGAAACCTCTTATATTGTCGTTACACCTTCCGAGCAAGGCGAGGACGACGAAGGAGATGTAGAGGTGTTTGCCTTCCGTTATGAAGAAAACGGTGATGATCCCGAAGACTTTGCCTTATTCCCAATCGAGACGGATGAAGAGTGGGAAATGGTTGAGGAAATGATCAACACGTATACAAACGAACAAGACCTTTAA
- the ruvX gene encoding Holliday junction resolvase RuvX: MKRLLGIDVGTKTIGLAVSDELGWTAQGVETIASGDEQPNVSIEKLKTWIAHYDAEKIVCGWPKNMNGTIGPRAQSIEAFSKRIEQKVGIPVVLWDERLTTVSAEKMLISADVRRNKRKLVIDKMAAVLILQSYLDAKGSSAVSGGVLDE, encoded by the coding sequence GTGAAGCGATTGTTAGGGATTGATGTAGGTACGAAGACGATTGGTCTTGCTGTATCTGATGAACTTGGTTGGACAGCACAGGGGGTCGAAACGATTGCATCTGGTGATGAACAGCCCAACGTTAGCATCGAAAAGTTAAAAACGTGGATTGCTCATTATGATGCTGAAAAAATCGTTTGTGGCTGGCCAAAAAACATGAATGGGACAATTGGTCCTAGGGCACAGTCGATAGAGGCTTTTTCCAAACGTATTGAACAAAAAGTGGGCATTCCTGTTGTGCTATGGGATGAGCGACTTACAACAGTATCAGCAGAAAAAATGCTGATATCTGCTGATGTTCGACGTAATAAAAGAAAGCTAGTGATTGATAAAATGGCAGCTGTCCTGATCCTCCAATCTTATTTGGATGCTAAGGGTAGCTCTGCTGTAAGTGGAGGTGTTTTGGATGAGTGA
- the mnmA gene encoding tRNA 2-thiouridine(34) synthase MnmA — MKERVVVGMSGGVDSSVTALLLKEQGYDVIGLFMKNWDDTDERGICTATEDFEDVARVAEQIGIPYYSVNFEKEYWDRVFTYFLEEYKAGRTPNPDVMCNKEIKFNAFLEHAMSLGADYVATGHYARVERTEEGVLLKKGIDGQKDQTYFLHQLSQKQLSHVLFPLGELEKREVRHLAEKAELATAGKKDSTGICFIGERNFKEFLQSYLPAKPGVMVTMDGGVVGKHEGLMYYTIGQRRGLGIGGAGDRWFVVGKNMATNQLYVEQGDDHEALYSTSLIAREVNWVLPPDATEMKCMAKFRYRQPDIPVTVQRLDDNSVTVRFDTPQKAITPGQSAVFYRDDVCLGGGTIDEVYKEGNKLLHVG, encoded by the coding sequence ATGAAAGAACGTGTTGTAGTAGGCATGTCCGGTGGTGTAGATTCGTCGGTAACAGCGTTGCTTCTCAAAGAGCAAGGCTATGATGTCATTGGCTTGTTTATGAAAAATTGGGACGATACCGATGAACGCGGCATCTGTACGGCCACAGAGGACTTTGAAGATGTCGCTCGCGTTGCTGAACAAATTGGCATTCCCTACTACTCCGTAAACTTCGAGAAGGAATATTGGGACCGTGTGTTTACGTATTTTCTTGAGGAATACAAAGCAGGACGCACGCCGAATCCTGACGTAATGTGCAACAAGGAAATAAAATTTAATGCCTTTCTTGAGCACGCTATGAGCTTAGGTGCAGATTATGTGGCGACGGGTCACTATGCCCGTGTTGAACGAACAGAGGAGGGTGTCTTGCTTAAAAAAGGGATCGATGGCCAAAAGGATCAAACGTATTTTTTGCATCAGCTGTCGCAGAAGCAACTATCGCATGTGTTGTTTCCTTTGGGCGAGCTTGAAAAACGAGAGGTCCGTCATCTCGCTGAAAAGGCAGAATTAGCGACGGCGGGAAAGAAAGATTCCACGGGCATTTGTTTTATTGGCGAGCGGAACTTTAAGGAATTCTTGCAATCGTATCTTCCTGCGAAGCCAGGTGTGATGGTCACGATGGACGGAGGAGTTGTGGGCAAGCATGAGGGACTGATGTATTATACAATTGGCCAACGCAGAGGTCTTGGTATCGGCGGTGCTGGCGATCGTTGGTTTGTTGTCGGCAAAAACATGGCGACCAACCAGCTATATGTTGAGCAAGGAGATGACCATGAAGCCTTGTATTCAACGAGTCTTATTGCTCGCGAAGTCAATTGGGTCCTGCCTCCTGATGCTACTGAAATGAAATGCATGGCAAAATTTCGCTACCGTCAGCCAGATATTCCTGTGACGGTTCAGCGTCTTGATGACAATAGCGTTACCGTTCGGTTCGATACGCCTCAAAAAGCGATTACCCCTGGACAGTCTGCTGTCTTTTATAGAGATGATGTATGTCTTGGTGGTGGGACGATTGATGAGGTCTACAAAGAGGGTAACAAACTGTTGCACGTTGGATAA
- a CDS encoding cysteine desulfurase family protein: MKRIYLDHASTTPMHPDVIAAVAEASQTYFANPSSTHTFGREAKQRMEAVRRTAAKSIGAEAKQIIFTSGGTESDNLAILGVAAAAEKQGKKGHMMTTMIEHHAVLKAFDALEKRGWDVTYLSPSSEGFITADQVEEALKPSTVLVSIMAANNEVGTLQPIGEIGARLLNHPVLFHTDAVQVYGIQSLQVDELNVDFLTTAAHKLNGPNGVGFLYVRHANSIESILHGGSQERQHRAGTENIAGLCGFEKAIELTQAQFVGHHDHLQKLKTRFLSVLEDAKLSFSTNGASGVESLPSIVNLCFPDVRSDQLLMNLDLEGVAASSGSACTAGTLEPSHVVQAMWPDLPERAMTSVRFSFGVYMDVDEVEQAAKRTVTIIRRLSKNN, encoded by the coding sequence ATGAAACGTATTTACCTTGATCATGCGTCCACAACACCAATGCACCCTGACGTCATTGCAGCAGTAGCCGAAGCGAGTCAGACCTATTTTGCCAATCCATCTAGCACACACACTTTTGGAAGAGAGGCAAAGCAGAGAATGGAAGCGGTTCGCCGTACGGCAGCAAAGTCAATTGGTGCAGAGGCAAAGCAGATCATTTTTACAAGTGGCGGCACCGAGTCGGATAACCTTGCCATTTTAGGTGTAGCAGCGGCAGCAGAGAAGCAAGGGAAAAAAGGGCATATGATGACGACGATGATTGAACACCATGCGGTTTTAAAGGCCTTTGATGCGCTTGAAAAGCGTGGGTGGGACGTTACGTATTTGTCTCCGTCAAGTGAAGGCTTTATCACAGCAGATCAGGTTGAGGAGGCATTGAAGCCTTCTACAGTGCTCGTCTCAATTATGGCGGCGAACAATGAAGTGGGAACCCTACAGCCGATTGGTGAAATTGGCGCGAGGCTACTAAATCATCCGGTGTTATTTCATACAGATGCTGTACAGGTGTATGGCATTCAATCGCTGCAAGTTGATGAACTAAACGTTGACTTCCTCACAACCGCTGCACACAAATTAAATGGACCGAACGGCGTTGGTTTTTTGTACGTTCGTCATGCAAACTCAATTGAATCAATTCTGCACGGTGGATCACAGGAACGACAGCATCGTGCAGGAACAGAAAATATCGCTGGTTTATGTGGATTCGAAAAGGCCATCGAGCTAACGCAAGCGCAGTTCGTTGGTCACCACGATCATCTGCAAAAGCTCAAGACACGTTTCCTGTCCGTGCTAGAGGATGCAAAGCTATCTTTTTCTACGAATGGCGCAAGTGGAGTGGAAAGCTTGCCTTCCATCGTGAACCTTTGCTTTCCTGATGTTCGTAGTGATCAATTGCTCATGAATTTGGATCTAGAAGGTGTGGCGGCTTCTAGTGGTTCGGCATGCACCGCAGGAACGTTAGAGCCCTCCCATGTTGTACAAGCAATGTGGCCGGATCTACCGGAGCGGGCGATGACCTCCGTGCGGTTTAGTTTTGGTGTATACATGGATGTTGATGAGGTCGAACAGGCCGCGAAACGGACGGTTACGATTATTCGACGTTTAAGCAAAAACAACTAG
- the alaS gene encoding alanine--tRNA ligase yields the protein MKWLYSHQVRQMFLDFFQEKGHAIEPSASLVPKNDPTLLWINSGVATLKPYFDGRIIPENPRIVNAQKSIRTNDIENVGVTARHHTFFEMLGNFSIGDYFKKEAIHWAWEFLTSEKWIGFDPDKLSVTIHPEDDEAFAIWNQEIGLPEERIIRLEENFWDIGEGPSGPNTEIFFDRGDDYGLLDENDPEMFPGGENERFLEIWNLVFSQFNHNPDHTYTPLPKKNIDTGMGLERMVSVIQEAKTNYDTDLFLPIIRYTETLTTNRYGESNEVDTAFKVIADHIRTVAFAVSDGALPSNEGRGYVLRRLLRRAVRFAKIIGLEEPFMYRLVNVVAENMAEFYPDVLKNNSFIQQVVKTEEERFHATLSEGLSILNEMLNELKAKGETTLSGANAFKLYDTYGFPVELTEEYASEAGLGVDLDEFLKEMNQQKDRARNAREDKGSMQIQGGVLGDITVNSSFVGYSDTSTTATVASLISQQKIVESASAGDEVVIILDQTPFYAESGGQVADTGYLHLANGSVFINDVQKAPNGQNAHYGVIEAGTVQLGDVVDAKVDRTTRSATVKNHTATHLLHQALKDVLGTHVNQAGSLVSPNRLRFDFSHFSAISADDLRVIEQKVNEQIWEATAVQIEEMDLAAAKEKGAMALFGEKYGDRVRVVSVDSYSVELCGGCHVGNTAEIGLFVIESESGIGAGTRRIEALTGKAAFERLQGEANKVQQIAGTLKASPSTVVDRATNLVNELRGLERENESLKGKLGARESGDVLSQVKTIEGVQVLAVQMSDVDMNGLRQRLDQLKQSLDSAVIVLGSASQDKVHIVAGVTKDLHPKGLRAGDIVKAVASMCGGSGGGRPDMAQAGGKEPEKLPAAIASVEDLVHDTLQKA from the coding sequence ATGAAGTGGTTGTATTCTCATCAGGTCAGGCAAATGTTTCTCGATTTCTTTCAGGAAAAGGGACATGCCATCGAACCAAGTGCTTCACTCGTGCCAAAGAATGATCCAACATTGCTCTGGATAAACTCTGGCGTCGCCACTCTTAAACCGTATTTTGATGGCCGCATCATTCCTGAGAATCCGAGGATTGTAAACGCACAAAAATCAATACGAACGAATGATATTGAAAATGTCGGTGTAACGGCAAGGCATCATACTTTCTTTGAAATGCTCGGCAACTTTTCTATTGGTGATTATTTCAAAAAAGAGGCCATTCATTGGGCGTGGGAATTTTTGACGAGCGAGAAGTGGATTGGGTTTGATCCAGACAAACTGTCTGTAACCATTCACCCAGAAGATGATGAAGCCTTTGCGATTTGGAATCAGGAGATCGGGCTCCCAGAAGAGCGTATTATCCGTCTCGAAGAAAACTTTTGGGATATCGGTGAAGGCCCAAGCGGACCAAATACAGAAATCTTCTTTGATCGCGGAGACGACTACGGCTTGTTAGACGAAAACGACCCTGAAATGTTTCCAGGCGGTGAAAATGAACGGTTTCTCGAGATTTGGAATCTTGTCTTTTCGCAATTTAATCATAATCCTGATCACACATATACCCCACTGCCTAAAAAGAACATTGATACCGGCATGGGACTAGAACGAATGGTCAGCGTCATTCAGGAAGCAAAAACAAACTATGACACTGATTTGTTCTTGCCAATCATTCGTTATACGGAAACACTAACGACGAATCGGTATGGAGAAAGTAACGAGGTCGATACCGCATTTAAAGTCATTGCGGATCACATTCGGACCGTTGCTTTTGCTGTTTCTGATGGTGCGTTGCCTTCGAATGAAGGTCGAGGCTATGTGTTGCGAAGATTGCTTCGCCGCGCGGTTCGTTTTGCAAAAATCATTGGGCTAGAAGAGCCGTTTATGTACCGACTCGTCAATGTAGTTGCTGAAAATATGGCCGAATTCTACCCGGATGTGTTAAAAAACAACAGCTTTATCCAGCAGGTTGTAAAAACCGAGGAAGAACGTTTCCATGCGACGCTTTCAGAGGGCTTAAGCATTTTAAATGAGATGCTGAATGAATTAAAAGCGAAAGGTGAGACAACCTTAAGTGGTGCGAATGCCTTTAAGTTGTATGACACGTACGGCTTCCCTGTAGAGCTCACTGAGGAGTATGCAAGTGAAGCAGGTCTTGGTGTAGATCTTGATGAGTTTCTTAAGGAAATGAATCAACAAAAAGATCGCGCAAGAAACGCTCGTGAGGATAAAGGGTCCATGCAAATTCAAGGCGGCGTTTTAGGAGACATCACAGTCAATTCCTCGTTTGTTGGGTATTCGGACACGTCGACGACAGCGACTGTAGCCAGCTTGATCTCACAACAAAAGATCGTCGAATCAGCGTCGGCAGGCGATGAAGTCGTCATCATCTTAGATCAAACACCATTTTATGCAGAGAGCGGTGGGCAGGTCGCTGATACGGGCTACCTTCATCTCGCGAATGGAAGTGTGTTTATCAATGACGTACAAAAGGCACCGAATGGCCAAAATGCACACTATGGCGTTATTGAAGCTGGAACGGTTCAATTAGGCGATGTAGTCGACGCAAAAGTTGACCGTACTACGCGATCGGCGACGGTGAAAAATCACACAGCGACTCACTTACTTCATCAGGCGTTAAAGGATGTTTTAGGAACACATGTTAATCAAGCGGGTTCCCTCGTTTCGCCAAATCGTCTTCGCTTTGATTTCTCCCATTTCAGCGCGATTAGTGCTGATGATTTACGGGTCATCGAACAAAAAGTAAATGAACAGATTTGGGAAGCAACGGCTGTGCAAATTGAAGAAATGGATTTGGCTGCTGCCAAAGAAAAAGGCGCCATGGCTTTGTTTGGTGAAAAATACGGTGATCGTGTCCGTGTGGTTTCTGTAGATTCCTATTCTGTGGAGCTATGTGGTGGATGTCACGTCGGCAATACGGCAGAAATCGGTCTGTTTGTGATTGAGTCAGAATCAGGCATTGGCGCTGGAACGAGAAGGATTGAGGCGCTCACTGGCAAAGCAGCATTTGAACGCTTGCAAGGAGAAGCCAACAAAGTACAGCAAATCGCAGGAACCTTGAAAGCAAGTCCTTCAACTGTAGTGGACCGAGCAACGAATCTCGTCAATGAATTACGTGGCCTTGAAAGAGAAAATGAGTCCTTAAAAGGAAAGCTTGGGGCCCGGGAAAGCGGCGATGTTCTCTCGCAAGTTAAAACAATTGAAGGCGTTCAAGTGCTTGCCGTGCAGATGAGTGACGTTGATATGAATGGACTTCGTCAACGTTTAGATCAATTGAAGCAATCGCTTGACTCTGCAGTGATCGTTCTTGGTAGCGCATCGCAGGACAAAGTCCATATCGTCGCAGGTGTAACAAAGGACCTTCATCCGAAAGGCTTACGCGCTGGTGATATTGTTAAAGCCGTTGCTAGCATGTGCGGAGGCAGTGGTGGAGGACGACCAGATATGGCCCAAGCAGGTGGAAAAGAGCCTGAGAAACTTCCAGCAGCGATAGCTTCTGTCGAAGACTTGGTTCACGATACTTTACAGAAGGCGTGA
- a CDS encoding AI-2E family transporter: MGKPLVWLVWLTNALLAATILFLLWRLSEVWLPYATKAIKVLVPFFISIAITYLLHPLIEYLLRAGLSRTLSVGSIFLLFFGACGYGIYRGVPFLLMQVRAFSEQLPSLANTYRDLLYTLSDYTEHYPDGVQEKIWGMIASIEQWIQVLLNGFLDTAQNNLDEMLLLLMVPFIVFYLLKDYPQVKKAVVSFVPNKWHREGRVFAKEVNASLGSYIRGQLLVCAAVGGAAMLGYWIIGLQFPILLGVFAGLTNVIPYFGPIIGAVPALVVAFAMSPTKAVFAICVVVVIQLLESNVLSPLVVGKSLHMHPVVVIFVLLLAGEFFGLVGMVLAIPAAAVIRIIWQHGRNAWLN; this comes from the coding sequence ATGGGAAAGCCCTTAGTATGGCTAGTATGGCTCACCAATGCATTACTGGCGGCAACAATTTTATTTCTACTGTGGCGCTTATCGGAAGTGTGGCTGCCCTATGCCACGAAGGCAATAAAGGTGCTCGTGCCTTTCTTCATTTCGATTGCGATTACATACTTGCTCCATCCGTTGATCGAATATTTGCTGCGTGCTGGACTCTCAAGAACGTTATCGGTAGGAAGCATTTTTCTGTTGTTTTTTGGGGCATGTGGCTATGGCATTTACCGTGGTGTCCCTTTTCTACTCATGCAGGTGCGGGCGTTTTCAGAGCAACTCCCATCTTTGGCAAACACCTATCGTGATTTGCTCTACACTTTATCCGATTATACGGAGCATTACCCAGATGGGGTTCAGGAGAAAATTTGGGGAATGATCGCCTCCATAGAACAATGGATACAAGTTCTATTGAATGGTTTTTTGGACACAGCACAAAACAACCTTGATGAAATGCTTTTGCTCCTTATGGTTCCTTTTATTGTGTTTTACTTGCTAAAGGATTACCCACAGGTGAAAAAAGCCGTCGTCTCTTTTGTTCCGAATAAGTGGCATCGGGAGGGGCGAGTGTTTGCGAAAGAAGTCAACGCGTCCTTAGGTAGTTACATTCGCGGACAGCTGCTTGTTTGTGCGGCTGTCGGTGGGGCGGCTATGCTAGGGTATTGGATCATCGGGCTTCAATTTCCGATTCTACTTGGCGTGTTTGCTGGTTTAACGAATGTAATCCCTTATTTCGGACCAATCATCGGTGCGGTTCCGGCTCTTGTTGTCGCGTTTGCTATGTCCCCAACAAAAGCTGTGTTTGCCATTTGCGTCGTCGTTGTGATTCAATTGCTTGAAAGCAATGTATTATCCCCGCTTGTTGTCGGAAAAAGCTTGCATATGCACCCGGTCGTCGTTATCTTCGTCCTCTTGCTTGCAGGTGAATTCTTTGGATTAGTCGGCATGGTGTTGGCAATCCCGGCTGCTGCAGTCATCCGCATTATATGGCAACACGGCAGAAACGCATGGCTGAATTGA
- a CDS encoding SF1B family DNA helicase RecD2 → MSETATPFVQGKLKALIYHNDQSLYSVAKIAVEQSTEDLPEATKEVVITGHFPKLSEDESVTFYGHFHQHPRFGLQYQVERYRKESPTTEQGLVHYLSSDLFHGIGEKTAERIVAELGLQAIEKILNDDAALDAVKGLKTKKKEDLRSALKEHRGLELVLGALADYGFGPQLSIKIYQAYQERTIEMVQEFPYQLIHDVEGIGFLKADELAAKLGFTGDHPKRVEAACFYVLYEAGQNDGHTYLHEEQLRQRMAQLLRLRIEDLTSYLSTLQADKKIIKEDDKVFMAQLYWAEKGVRTQIGRLLATTESDRFSQAAFLKALGTIEEKRGITYAERQREAVETALRAQMMILTGGPGTGKTTVIRGIVEVLAKMEGFSLDPSDYKKDDPFPVLLVAPTGRAAKRMSESTSLPAMTIHRMLGWNGENKFSRDETNPVKGKLLIVDESSMLDVYLANQLLKAVEDGIKVIFVGDEDQLPSVGPGQVLKDLIQADSFPVVRLTDIYRQAESSSIIRMAHALKRGELPEDILEPTNDRRMFECSQHQLADVVVKVCGNAASKGYSPHDIQVLAPMYKGPAGIDALNLRLQECFNPPNPQKRETAHKGGILRTGDKVLQLVNRPEDHVFNGDVGEVVAIMKANETTDKQEQIVVDFDEREIVYTKQDLIQLTLAYCCSVHKSQGSEYPIVIIPLVYSYRRMLQRNLLYTAITRSKDYLILCGQLGAFNEAARRTMDFTRQTSLAYRFMDEVDSNEYFSLQEVDEPGMENVSPYDFL, encoded by the coding sequence ATGTCTGAAACAGCAACTCCATTTGTGCAGGGCAAGCTTAAGGCGCTAATCTATCATAACGATCAATCCTTGTATTCGGTGGCGAAAATCGCTGTTGAACAAAGCACGGAAGACCTGCCAGAAGCAACAAAGGAAGTCGTCATTACGGGACACTTCCCAAAACTGTCTGAGGATGAGTCTGTGACGTTTTATGGGCATTTTCATCAGCATCCCCGTTTTGGCTTGCAATATCAAGTGGAGCGTTACCGTAAAGAAAGTCCTACAACGGAACAAGGGCTTGTGCATTATCTGTCCAGTGATTTATTTCATGGCATAGGTGAAAAAACGGCAGAACGGATTGTTGCCGAGCTTGGGCTGCAAGCGATTGAAAAAATCTTGAATGATGACGCTGCGTTGGATGCGGTCAAAGGCTTAAAGACCAAAAAAAAGGAAGATTTGCGAAGTGCACTGAAGGAACATCGTGGATTGGAGCTTGTATTAGGTGCGTTGGCAGACTATGGTTTTGGTCCCCAGCTGTCTATAAAAATTTATCAGGCGTATCAAGAGCGGACGATCGAGATGGTGCAGGAGTTCCCTTATCAATTGATACACGATGTGGAAGGCATTGGATTTTTAAAAGCAGATGAACTTGCAGCTAAGCTTGGGTTTACTGGAGACCATCCAAAACGAGTTGAAGCGGCATGCTTTTATGTGTTGTATGAAGCAGGTCAAAATGACGGTCATACATATTTGCACGAGGAACAACTCCGTCAAAGAATGGCACAATTGTTAAGGCTTCGGATCGAAGATTTAACATCATATTTGTCAACTCTACAAGCAGACAAGAAAATCATCAAAGAAGACGACAAGGTGTTTATGGCACAGCTTTATTGGGCGGAAAAGGGAGTGCGAACGCAAATTGGGCGCTTGCTCGCAACGACAGAGAGCGATCGTTTTTCGCAGGCTGCCTTCCTAAAAGCCCTTGGTACGATTGAGGAAAAGCGTGGCATCACGTACGCTGAAAGACAACGCGAGGCAGTTGAAACGGCATTGCGTGCGCAGATGATGATTTTAACGGGTGGACCAGGTACTGGGAAAACGACTGTTATTCGTGGAATCGTTGAAGTGCTTGCAAAAATGGAAGGTTTTTCACTGGATCCGTCGGATTATAAAAAAGATGATCCGTTTCCAGTGTTGTTGGTTGCTCCAACGGGTCGAGCCGCCAAACGGATGAGTGAATCGACGAGTCTTCCTGCGATGACGATTCATCGAATGCTCGGGTGGAATGGAGAAAATAAATTTTCTCGCGATGAAACGAACCCTGTGAAAGGAAAGCTATTGATTGTTGATGAATCTTCAATGCTGGATGTTTATTTGGCAAATCAACTATTAAAGGCAGTAGAGGACGGGATCAAGGTCATCTTTGTTGGCGATGAAGACCAACTTCCATCTGTTGGGCCAGGTCAGGTGCTAAAGGATTTGATTCAGGCGGACTCGTTTCCCGTCGTCCGACTCACTGATATTTATCGGCAAGCTGAATCCTCCTCCATTATACGGATGGCGCATGCTTTAAAGCGAGGGGAGCTGCCTGAAGATATTCTCGAGCCAACAAACGACCGGCGTATGTTCGAGTGCTCTCAGCATCAGCTTGCCGATGTTGTTGTAAAAGTATGTGGCAATGCGGCTAGTAAAGGCTATAGTCCACACGACATTCAAGTATTGGCACCAATGTATAAGGGCCCTGCAGGCATTGATGCGTTAAATCTTAGGTTACAGGAATGCTTTAACCCTCCAAACCCCCAAAAACGTGAAACAGCTCATAAAGGGGGCATTCTCCGCACAGGCGATAAGGTACTTCAACTCGTGAACCGACCTGAAGACCATGTGTTCAATGGGGATGTAGGCGAAGTTGTAGCGATTATGAAGGCGAACGAGACGACGGACAAGCAAGAGCAAATTGTCGTTGACTTTGATGAACGGGAGATCGTGTATACAAAGCAAGACCTCATTCAACTTACTTTAGCGTATTGCTGCTCTGTACATAAATCCCAAGGCAGCGAATACCCAATCGTCATCATTCCTTTAGTGTATAGCTACCGCCGAATGTTACAACGGAATTTATTATATACGGCCATTACTCGTAGTAAGGATTATCTTATTCTCTGTGGCCAGCTCGGGGCATTTAACGAAGCTGCGCGAAGAACGATGGATTTCACAAGGCAAACGAGTTTAGCTTACCGTTTTATGGATGAAGTTGATTCAAACGAGTATTTTTCATTACAAGAGGTTGATGAACCAGGAATGGAAAATGTTTCTCCTTATGATTTCCTATAA